The following are encoded together in the Salvelinus fontinalis isolate EN_2023a chromosome 38, ASM2944872v1, whole genome shotgun sequence genome:
- the LOC129837328 gene encoding protein eva-1 homolog B-like, translated as MDAKRKEMDLLSNSIAAYAHIKENPESFGLYFVIGVCFGLVLTLCLLVIRISCKPRTNIPASTPEKKHLKDFSEDECDEDSVDEEEEGDVEAPAPLPTTEIPIGNHHNHSQSDGTLSVNVFTSAEELERAQRLEERERIIREIWRNGQPDILGSGTGTIGRVHYY; from the exons ATGGATGCAAAGAGGAAAGAGATGGACCTCCTGAGCAACAGCATAGCTGCCTACGCACACATCaaag AGAACCCGGAGAGCTTTGGGCTGTACTTTGTGATCGGGGTTTGTTTCGGCCTGGTCCTCACCCTCTGCCTCCTGGTCATCCGGATCTCCTGCAAGCCCCGCACCAACATCCCGGCCTCCACGCCCGAGAAGAAACACTTAAAGGACTTCAGTGAGGACGAATGTGATGAAGATAGcgtggatgaggaagaggagggtgacGTCGAAGCACCCGCCCCCCTGCCCACCACAGAGATTCCCATTggcaaccaccacaaccacagccAATCGGACGGGACACTGAGCGTTAACGTGTTCACGTCGGCCGAGGAGCTGGAGCGGGCGCAgcgattggaggagagagagcgaatcATACGGGAGATCTGGAGGAATGGGCAGCCTGATATCCTGGGTTCAGGAACAGGCACTATAGGTCGGGTGCACTACTACTAA